One Kushneria konosiri genomic window, TCGAGGCCAGACGGTGCCCCCAGCGCGCTGCCTGCTCGACGTTGCCACCGGTAAGACGACAGGCCAGATAGCCGGCACTGAAGGAATCTCCTGCCGCGGTGGTATCCACAACCTTCTCGACGCGTTCACCGGCCACTTCGTGGCGCATGCCCTCACACTCGATCAGACAGCTCTCGGCCCCGCGCTTGATCACGATCTCGCCTACCCCCAGCTCGCGGTAGAACGCAAATAGCGCCTCGGGCGTTTCAACGCCGAACAGGGCCTGATCGTCTTCAAAGGTGACGATGGCCAGATCCACCTGCGCCAGCAGCGCCTGATGCGCCTGACGAGCCGTTTCCACGTTCTGCCAGAGCCTGGGGCGATAGTTGTTATCGAATACAACCCTGACACCGCGCGCGCGCAGCCCCGGGAGCCCGGAAAGCAGTCGCGCACGCCCTTCCGCGGTCAGAATGGCCAGACTGATACCGCTGAGATAGAGCGTATCGCAGTCCGCCAACCGCTCGAGCAGCTGCTCGCCCTCCTCGCCATCGAGCATGAAACGGGCTGCCGCTTCACTTCGCCAGTAGTGGAAGCGCCGCTCCCCGGCGTCATCGGTTTCGATGAAATAAAGGCCTGGCAGGCGCGACTCCAGAGTCCTGACGTTATCGACACCAACGCCTTCACGGACAAAGCGTTCGCGCATGGCCTGACTAAATCCATCCGTCCCCAGCGCCGTGACATATTCCACGTTCAGGGCATCGCCTGTCAGACGCGCCAGGTAGGCCGCCGTATTAAAGCTGTCGCCGCCGAAGGTCTGATGGACGGACTGTCCGGGCCGGCCATGCATTTCAATCATGCATTCGCCCATGAGCGCGATGGTGGATGACAAGATGGTTCTCCCTTTTCCGGCATTGTGTTTTGCGACGATGCACCTGAAGCTGTCAGGACTCAAGCCACACCGATACTTTTCAAACGATACTTTCAAACGTCACGACGTTCCCGAGAGAACAAGTTCAGGAGACCCCATGGCACGTATTAAATGTCTGATCTTTGACTGCGACGGCACCCTGGTCGACAGCGAACCCCTGCTTGCCGAGGTACTGGCGCAGACCCTGCCCGAAGCCGGCCTGCCCTTTCGTGCCAGCGACTATATGAACGAATTTCGCGGCGTGGTCTATGGCCATATCGTGGCGGAACTCGAGCAGCGCCATGGCAGCGTTGACGAAACAGTCAAAAGGGAGGCCGAAACACGTATGCGGGCCCGCCTGATGGCAGGGCTCAAGGATAGCCTGATCGTGATCGAGGGCATCGAGGCTTCACTCGAGACCCTGATGCCCGATTATCTCTGCTGCGTGGCCTCCAACGGACCGCTCAACAAGATTCGCCAATCCATGGAAGTCTCCGGATTGGGTCGCTTTTTTGGCGATCATCTCTTTTCAGCCTATGAAGTAGGCCATTTCAAGCCGGATCCTGGTCTCTTCCTGCATGCCGCTCGCGCCATGGGTGTCGCCCCCAAGGAGTGTCTGGTCATCGATGACGCCCCGGTAGGAGTGACGGCGGCACTGGCAGCCGGCATGCAGGTGGCGCACATCAACCACTTCCCCGATGAAGAACAGACGCCGGAACGAGCGCATGAACTCCTTCACATGAAGGATCTGCCCGCGCTGGTGCGCGCACTCGATCGGGCCTGAGCGGGGCACCATGACGCCAGACGATGGTCAAAGCAGTGACGGTTTTCATGCCTCGCACCAGGAGAGATTCCATGGCACGCAGTGAACAGGAAGTGATCGACGGTCTGTTTTCCCGCCTGAAGGATACCGAGGCTCAGACCGGAGAGCGGGATGCACAGGCCCAGGCGCGCATCGATGCCCACGTGCGTGACCAGCCAGGTGCGCCCTACTACATGGCGCAGACCATTGTGGTCCAGGAGGCGGCCATCAAGCGGCTCAACGCTCGCATTGAGGCGCTGGAAAAGCAAAAGAGCGAAAAACGCAGCAGCGGCGGCTTTCTGGCCGGTATTTTCGGCGCCGATCAGCGAGAAGAACCTGCTGCCGAGCGGCGCCAGACATCCGGTGCGTCAGGGCGACCGACCGGCAGTGGCCCGAGCCAGAACTGGCAGACCAATGGTCCGGCCCAGGCGCCCGGCAACGCCATGCGCGGCGGCGGCTTTCTGGGCGGCGCCCTGCAAACGGCGGCCGGGGTGGCCGGCGGCATGATGCTGGGCAACATGCTGATGGGCATGTTTGGGCATCACAACAGTGAAGAGATTGTCGATGTCATCGACGACCCGGTCGGCACCGATCATCAGGACGATCAGAGCGGTATGGACAGCGGTGACCCCGGCATGGATCAGGGTAATTTTGCACAAACCGATTACGATCCACAGTCCGACGCACCTTACGACGATGGCGGCTTTCAGGACGATAGTTCCTTTTTCGGTGGCGACGCTGGTGGATTCGATGATTTCGATGAAATCTAGCCGGCACTGACCGACGCTACGGATCCATCCGACCATGCCCGCAAGGTTTTCGGGCATGGACATACTGCCCTGACATCAGTACCATATGGCGCCTTCGGAGAGGTGGTCGAGTGGTCGAAGGCGCCGGTCTCGAAAACCGGAGTGGGTTTACGCCCACCGAGGGTTCGAATCCCTCCCTCTCCGCCAGATATGGAAAAGCCGGCCCTGGTGGCCGGCTTTTTTGTGCCTGATCCTCGGCTTGAAAGCCGGCCTCTATCCGCTGTAGGGCATCGACTGTGCCGCTGTTCCCGACGCAGGCTGTACCGGCTGGGCCACATGACGCAGCTCGATGTTTTGCGTGGTATTGATGGGCTGACCGTTGCAGTTGAGCTGACGCAGGCGGTCATTGCCGATGACCTGAAAGCTCATGCAGCTGTCGCTGCTTTCCGGGTCGAGGCGATAAATCACTGCCTGTGGGTCGACCTGATTGCCGCGCGTGACCACCCAGTCACCCGAGCGCGTCTGCACCTCCTGCGCCCGGTCGGTCCCCAGATAGCGCTGCTTGAGCGTATAGGTCGAGGCAAAACCGGTCATGCCGGAAGACACCAGCGTAAGTTCGGTATCAATCCCCTCGCAGTCTGCACATGGCAACACGCCCTGCCAGCTTTCA contains:
- a CDS encoding sugar kinase; its protein translation is MSSTIALMGECMIEMHGRPGQSVHQTFGGDSFNTAAYLARLTGDALNVEYVTALGTDGFSQAMRERFVREGVGVDNVRTLESRLPGLYFIETDDAGERRFHYWRSEAAARFMLDGEEGEQLLERLADCDTLYLSGISLAILTAEGRARLLSGLPGLRARGVRVVFDNNYRPRLWQNVETARQAHQALLAQVDLAIVTFEDDQALFGVETPEALFAFYRELGVGEIVIKRGAESCLIECEGMRHEVAGERVEKVVDTTAAGDSFSAGYLACRLTGGNVEQAARWGHRLASTVIKHRGAIIDPEHMPEMP
- a CDS encoding HAD family hydrolase; the encoded protein is MARIKCLIFDCDGTLVDSEPLLAEVLAQTLPEAGLPFRASDYMNEFRGVVYGHIVAELEQRHGSVDETVKREAETRMRARLMAGLKDSLIVIEGIEASLETLMPDYLCCVASNGPLNKIRQSMEVSGLGRFFGDHLFSAYEVGHFKPDPGLFLHAARAMGVAPKECLVIDDAPVGVTAALAAGMQVAHINHFPDEEQTPERAHELLHMKDLPALVRALDRA
- a CDS encoding DUF2076 domain-containing protein is translated as MARSEQEVIDGLFSRLKDTEAQTGERDAQAQARIDAHVRDQPGAPYYMAQTIVVQEAAIKRLNARIEALEKQKSEKRSSGGFLAGIFGADQREEPAAERRQTSGASGRPTGSGPSQNWQTNGPAQAPGNAMRGGGFLGGALQTAAGVAGGMMLGNMLMGMFGHHNSEEIVDVIDDPVGTDHQDDQSGMDSGDPGMDQGNFAQTDYDPQSDAPYDDGGFQDDSSFFGGDAGGFDDFDEI
- a CDS encoding copper resistance protein NlpE, with translation MKKAFSSGILLVTAGLALAGCSQQPAVSSAPQVMSVAESWQGVLPCADCEGIDTELTLVSSGMTGFASTYTLKQRYLGTDRAQEVQTRSGDWVVTRGNQVDPQAVIYRLDPESSDSCMSFQVIGNDRLRQLNCNGQPINTTQNIELRHVAQPVQPASGTAAQSMPYSG